From one Silurus meridionalis isolate SWU-2019-XX chromosome 23, ASM1480568v1, whole genome shotgun sequence genomic stretch:
- the nhsl1b gene encoding LOW QUALITY PROTEIN: NHS-like protein 1 (The sequence of the model RefSeq protein was modified relative to this genomic sequence to represent the inferred CDS: inserted 1 base in 1 codon) produces MPFYERTVEPRRLCRLTVEKDGSALFASLDEVSSRAHSLILRQLSDVSRHACDIFRGVELQAALVFQRSSRIQQRLDCLHTAVSQLNPKHVQIPVSNLDEESKWTVHYTAPWHQQENVFLPASRPACVEELHRQAKVNLKTALRDCDKLRKDGFRSSQYYSQGPIFSASAYSRSSQVEDEDDVDNKSNASSAEEDKSSSAMRAHAALKAEGAAMDGQESGFAPLPTPEEKMRQQAQAILTDIIPINVTGETFDRQASVRRSLINTDTLARRPKKVKRRKTISGVPDNFQQELGMVKDEGELRPQSMFIPGPFSTLERSGSMSSTLRRSEVRDSGCQTEDVKIVQPSVRRIRAQRGQGIAAQMSGMSTSANNISNVLNDHSSGSPVHVMAPRFSGDPQRFHSLPRGARVSLNAELLNTSTLYRTEDGAVQALRQIGKLQVDESAVHMRNAPKTSTLTRPKSQDVRGSYGDWGNASVVSPRAAYSTSLIPNATLSCSAEVIALQSTSSTGQQLHARPLRISSSVNGESLTSVATSAETGDTDMQEAGQSDSSLNSHSTIAAGTADQQWIYDTPENVLPRRPLTSSCSTPINHLYNSLERSSKGTDSSSLYSMDNDGYYTSMHLDSGLRPKGQNFAGRAARHSMYECIGQPGDRSSIYSDQSLSRSISLRKSKKPPLPPARTDSLQRKPKKNNVVNTTNGSVLNESLIATLQQSLQNGLKGKGSLNSPSQSPCSDYEDPWMLRPRSQSSLSAGSSSVSGAGVANVYSICHVTPSHSDTSSLRSDYAESWGYYMDYPRLHSDQAQSPAHTNSVSNGAQSASMTIGQDVHNDMQTSLPPAXGNISAKPQVNTSSPDRVHRLTSPSSGYSSQSNTPTAGTPVPSFMRSMSPSGCKPKPRVPERKSSLLSSMSISSSSTSLSSNTSDSVRNNIPPPPPPLPQTSMSLSPLTPELFPPPPSQTFPPPPAPPLPSTPQHEISLSPLSLNSSPEFPPPPPPEVLNDHSMLHNQSFTSTHHLPLPPPPPMFPSTVNAHIPPPPPSLPTLTPIIPSSASLKGIKDRLKPVNSERKSLSVHSEVVGKSAMPLITPFALQSVQLRSVKQPENSEDSSKSPEVETEQISTKANTAEKLKQLEHRVLPLTSFSTPEINETVKSPSTENTITKDQPEIPLYNTMLGEEMPYEANNYPSSDIMGNTQCKAEVNCMDREEETSQNTTPKKKPPVLSKKPKFPLVSSVKSELIVEDKEILASEEDSLFQAFSNDPIEVTVCAPNPEVQESLSDEEVEKDDRVSNESSTCESPADSQAEEAFHIPFSQEASQTVNDEMDSSEEEEEDEREDDEDALSNTARSVSFKDEGEVFESSTSNSPQTPSVNGDIFEGMVTPTRSRTTEDLFAAIHRSKRKVLGRRESEDERTRGHSSPPATPTGPAPSLSSTLPRQTSSIQRSLRKSATSSDTFKALLLKKGSRSEGSFRMSAAEMLRTTDPRSQRTRSLDSSLDPNSPTVSPDSPCASPGRCKRAPEDWPRNEAILQRYSLGSPLSPSSFLGPKYGRSRTPPSASSSKYNSRSRILSSPMTVICEREGELTESGEAPDELCPVSPLVSSTPIPQDSNGTLCEGES; encoded by the exons CTGTGTCAAATCTGGACGAGGAGAGTAAGTGGACAGTTCACTACACGGCACCGTGGCACCAGCAAGAGAATGTGTTCCTGCCTGCATCCAGACCAGCCTGTGTGGAAGAACTGCACCGACAAGCTAAAGTCAACCTCAAAACAGCACTCAGAG ATTGTGATAAGCTGAGGAAAGATGGCTTCCGCAGTTCACAGTACTACTCCCAGGGCCCCATCTTCTCGGCCTCAGCCTACTCTCGTAGCAGCCAAGTGGAGGACGAGGATGATGTTGATAATAAG TCGAATGCCTCTTCTGCAGAAGAGGACAAGAGCTCCAGTGCAATGAGGGCACACGCTGCACTAAAAGCCGAGGGGGCTGCGATGGACGGTCAGGAGTCCGGCTTCGCACCCTTACCGACTCCTGAGGAAAAGATGAGACAACAAGCTCAGGCCATTCTGACTGACATCATCCCCATCAATGTCACAG GGGAGACTTTTGACCGTCAGGCCAGCGTCCGTCGCTCCCTAATAAACACAGACACTCTGGCCCGTCGGCCCAAGAAGGTCAAACGGAGAAAAACTATATCAGGTGTGCCTGACAACTTTCAGCAGGAACTAGGTATG GTAAAGGACGAGGGGGAGCTCCGACCACAATCTATGTTTATTCCTGGACCGTTTTCAACACTAGAACGTTCAGGCAGTATGAGTTCTACTCTCAGGCGCTCTGAAGTGAGGGATTCTGGCTGCCAGACAGAGGATGTAAAAATTGTTCAACCATCTGTGAGGAGAATCCGAGCTCAGAGAGGCCAAGGAATTGCTGCTCAGATGTCTGGCATGTCAACATCCGCAAACAATATATCCAATGTTCTAAACGATCATTCCTCTGGATCTCCTGTGCATGTGATGGCTCCTCGATTTAGTGGCGATCCCCAGCGCTTCCACAGCTTGCCACGGGGTGCTCGGGTTTCTTTGAACGCAGAGCTACTGAACACTAGTACTTTATATAGGACAGAGGATGGTGCTGTTCAAGCACTTCGGCAGATTGGAAAGCTCCAAGTCGATGAGTCTGCTGTTCACATGAGGAATGCCCCTAAGACTAGCACATTAACCCGACCAAAATCCCAGGATGTGAGGGGATCATATGGAGACTGGGGAAATGCCAGTGTGGTTTCTCCTCGTGCGGCATATTCAACATCACTCATCCCCAATGCAACATTGTCATGTTCGGCTGAGGTGATTGCCCTTCAATCTACATCTAGCACAGGGCAACAACTGCATGCAAGACCTCTCAGGATATCCTCAAGTGTCAATGGTGAAAGCTTAACCAGTGTGGCCACCAGTGCTGAGACAGGAGACACAGACATGCAGGAAGCTGGTCAGTCAGATAGCAGCTTGAACAGCCACAGTACAATTGCTGCAGGAACAGCAGATCAGCAGTGGATTTATGACACCCCTGAGAATGTGTTGCCTAGAAGACCACTCACCTCCAGCTGCTCCACTCCTATCAATCATCTCTACAACAGCCTGGAGCGCTCCTCTAAAGGTACAGACTCTAGTTCACTATACTCCATGGACAATGATGGTTATTACACCTCCATGCATTTGGACTCGGGTCTAAGACCAAAAGGACAAAACTTCGCAGGCAGGGCAGCACGGCATAGCATGTATGAGTGCATAGGCCAGCCAGGTGACCGTAGCAGCATATACAGTGATCAGTCACTATCCCGTTCTATTTCCCTCCGCAAGTCTAAGAAGCCACCTCTACCACCAGCACGTACAGACTCACTACAGcgtaaacctaaaaaaaataatgttgttaACACTACCAATGGATCGGTTCTTAACGAGTCACTGATTGCTACACTTCAGCAATCCCTTCAGAATGGGTTGAAAGGGAAAGGTTCTTTGAACTCACCATCTCAAAGCCCTTGCAGTGACTATGAAGACCCCTGGATGTTGCGGCCTAGGAGCCAGAGTAGCTTAAGTGCAGGCAGTAGCAGTGTCTCAGGTGCAGGAGTGGCTAATGTTTACTCCATCTGTCATGTCACACCGTCACACAGTGACACAAGCAGCCTGCGTTCTGACTACGCAGAGTCCTGGGGCTATTACATGGATTACCCTCGTCTGCATAGTGATCAGGCACAGTCACCAGCACATACTAACTCAGTGTCTAATGGAGCACAGTCAGCTAGCATGACAATTGGACAGGATGTCCATAATGATATGCAGACATCCCTTCCCCCTG CAGGgaatatttcagcaaagcctcAGGTAAACACATCTTCACCAGATAGGGTACATCGGTTAACCTCCCCTTCAAGTGGATATTCAAGTCAATCTAACACCCCAACAGCCGGTACTCCTGTTCCGTCTTTTATGAGGTCGATGTCACCTTCTGGGTGTAAGCCCAAGCCACGTGTGCCTGAAAGGAAGTCATCTTTGCTCTCCTCTATGtccatctcctcctcttcaACATCATTATCCTCTAACACTTCAGATTCTGTCAGGAACAACATCccccctccacctccaccactgCCTCAAACATCCATGTCCCTTTCACCACTCACCCCTGAACTTTTCCCTCCACCTCCAAGTCAAACCTTTcctcctccacctgctcctccttTACCCAGCACCCCACAGCATGAAATATCCCTGAGCCCCCTCTCTTTAAATTCCTCTCCAGAAtttccccctcctcctcctccagagGTGTTGAATGACCACAGCATGTTACATAATCAATCCTTTACTTCTACACATCACCTGCCACTGCCTCCACCACCTCCCATGTTTCCTTCCACTGTAAATGCTCATATTCCTCCACCACCCCCATCCTTGCCCACCTTGACTCCAATTATACCATCATCTGCAAGCCTGAAAGGAATTAAAGATAGACTTAAACCAGTGAACTCTGAGAGAAAGTCACTTTCTGTTCACTCTGAAGTGGTTGGCAAGTCGGCCATGCCACTAATAACACCTTTTGCCCTCCAAAGTGTGCAGCTTCGGTCAGTCAAACAACCAGAGAATAGTGAGGACAGCAGCAAATCTCCAGAGGTGGAAACCGAACAGATTTCTACTAAGGCGAACACGGCAGAGAAATTGAAACAGTTAGAGCACCGTGTTTTGCCTTTGACTTCTTTCTCCACtcctgaaataaatgaaacagtAAAATCTCCTTCGACAGAGAATACAATTACCAAAGACCAACCGGAGATACCGCTATATAATACAATGTTGGGTGAAGAAATGCCATATGAAGCGAATAATTACCCCTCAAGTGACATCATGGGCAATACACAATGTAAAGCTGAGGTAAATTGTATGGATAGGGAGGAGGAAACATCACAAAACACCACACCCAAGAAAAAACCTCCTGTGCTATCAAAAAAGCCCAAATTTCCCCTTGTCTCCTCAGTCAAATCTGAACTTATTGTAGAGGACAAGGAGATACTGGCCAGTGAGGAGGATTCTTTATTTCAAGCGTTTTCAAACGATCCAATAGAGGTGACTGTTTGTGCACCTAACCCAGAAGTTCAGGAATCCTTGTCTGATGAGGAGGTAGAGAAGGATGACAGAGTTTCTAATGAGAGCTCCACATGTGAAAGTCCAGCTGATAGTCAGGCTGAAGAAGCCTTCCATATTCCCTTCAGTCAGGAAGCATCTCAAACTGTTAACGATGAAATGGACAGttcagaagaagaagaggaagatgagcGAGAAGACGATGAAGATGCATTAAGCAATACAGCACGATCAGTCTCCTTCAAAGATGAGG GTGAAGTATTCGAGTCCAGCACATCAAACTCCCCACAGACCCCCAGCGTTAACGGTGATATCTTTGAAGGCATGGTGACTCCCACACGGTCCCGTACCACAGAGGACCTCTTTGCAGCAATTCACAG GTCTAAGCGCAAGGTCCTGGGTCGTAGGGAGTCGGAGGATGAGCGCACGAGGGGTCACTCATCACCTCCAGCCACACCAACAGGACCGGCTCCTTCCCTCAGCTCAACTCTGCCTCGTCAGACCAGTTCTATCCAGCGCAGTCTGCGCAAATCAGCCACCAGCAGTGACACCTTTAAAGCACTGCTGCTGAAGAAGGGCAGCCGCTCAGAAGGCAGTTTCCGCATGTCCGCTGCTGAGATGCTACGCACAACTGACCCAAGATCCCAGAGGACTCGATCTCTCGACTCTTCTCTGGATCCGAATTCACCTACAGTAAGTCCGGACAGCCCCTGCGCTTCCCCTGGACGCTGCAAGAGGGCACCAGAGGACTGGCCCAGGAACGAGGCCATATTGCAACGTTACTCTCTGGGTTCCCCCTTGTCCCCTTCTTCGTTTCTGGGGCCAAAATACGGCCGATCCCGCACACCACCCTCTGCTTCCAGCAGCAAGTACAACTCCCGAAGTCGAATCCTAAGCAGCCCTATGACCGTCatctgtgagagagagggagagttaACTGAGAGCGGAGAGGCGCCAGATGAACTATGCCCCGTTTCCCCTTTAGTTTCCTCCACCCCAATTCCTCAAGACTCAAATGGCACTTTATGTGAGGGGGAGagttaa
- the hebp2 gene encoding heme-binding protein 2, translating into MLRAMGKMVFGGFENPKFTPQESKGDDYEVRTYHTTQWMSTTVSGMEQDEALSTGFRRLFKYIQGNNEKQVTVDMTAPVTSLINPGEQPSCESSVTVSFYLPEAHQAEPPNPSIPEIFVETRKEFTVFVRTFGGFANSQNTHDELLKLIESLKRDGMSFKEAPYYRVGYDSPFKLVNRKNEVWLIREEGKK; encoded by the exons ATGCTGAGAGCTATGGGGAAAATGGTGTTTGGGGGGTTTGAGAATCCAAAGTTTACCCCTCAAGAAAGCAAG gggGATGACTATGAGGTACGGACCTATCACACTACACAGTGGATGAGCACTACAGTAAGTGGCATGGAGCAGGATGAAGCCTTGAGCACTGGATTTAGGAGACTTTTCAAATACATCCAGGGGAATAATGAGAAGC AGGTGACCGTGGACATGACTGCCCCGGTGACCAGTCTCATTAACCCTGGAGAACAACCATCTTGTGAGAGCTCCGTCACTGTGTCCTTTTACCTCCCTGAGGCGCACCAGGCTGAGCCGCCCAATCCCAGCATCCCTGAAATCTTTGTTGAGACCAGGAAGGAGTTCACTGTGTTCGTCAG GACATTTGGAGGCTTCGCGAACAGTCAGAATACCCATGATGAGCTGCTAAAGCTGATTGAGAGCTTGAAGAGGGATGGAATGAGTTTTAAAGAGGCTCCCTACTACCGCGTAGGCTACGACAGTCCCTTCAAGCTTGTAAACCGCAAGAACGAGGTCTGGCTCATACGGGAGGAGGGAAAGAAGTGA